The following are encoded in a window of Oncorhynchus keta strain PuntledgeMale-10-30-2019 chromosome 10, Oket_V2, whole genome shotgun sequence genomic DNA:
- the LOC127932534 gene encoding uncharacterized protein LOC127932534 isoform X19 has product MKGEVTAIDEYGDSRNGLVMKGEVTAIDEYGDSRNGLVMKGEVTAIDEYGDSRNGLVMKGEVTAIDEYGDSRNGLVMKGEVTAIDEYGDSRNGLVMKGEVTAIDEYGDSRNGLVMKGEVTAIDEYGDSRNGLVMKGEVTAIDEHGDSRNGLVMKGEVTAIDEYGDSRNGLVMKGEVTGIDEYGDSRNGLVMKGEVTAIDEYGDSRNGLVMKGEVTAIDEYGDSRNGLVMKGEVTAIDEYGDSRNGLVMKGEVTAIDEYGDSRNGLVMKGEVTAIDEYGDSRNGLVMKGEVTAIDEHGDSRNGLVMKGEVTAIDEYGDSRNGLVMKGEVTAIDEHGDSRNGLVMKGEVTAIDEYGDSRNGLVMKGEVTAIDEYGDSRNGLVMKGEVTAIDEYGDSRNGLVMKGEVTAIDEYGDSRNGLVMKGEVTAIDEYGDSRNGLVMKGEVTAIDEYGDSRNGLVMKGEVTAIDEYGDSRNGLVMKGEVTAIDEYGDSRNGLVMKGEVTAIDEYGDSRNGLVMKGEVTAIDEHGDSRNGLVMKGEVTAIDEHGDSRNGLVMKGEVTAIDEYGDSKNGLVMKGEVTAIDEYEDSKNGLVMKYMNRLRCSPAMGHQASLTNTGLLVFFYVEITLNV; this is encoded by the exons ATGAAGGGAGAGGTGACTGCCATCGATGAATATGGAGACTCCAGAAATGGTTTGGTGATGAAGGGAGAGGTGACTGCCATCGATGAATATGGAGACTCCAGAAATGGTTTGGTGATGAAGGGAGAG GTGACTGCCATAGATGAATATGGAGACTCCAGAAATGGTTTGGTGATGAAGGGAGAG gtgaCTGCCATAGATGAATATGGAGACTCCAGAAATGGTTTGGTGATGAAGGGAGAGGTGACTGCCATAGATGAATATGGAGACTCCAGAAATGGTTTGGTGATGAAGGGAGAGGTGACTGCCATAGATGAATATGGAGACTCCAGAAATGGTTTGGTGATGAAGGGAGAGGTGACTGCCATAGATGAATATGGAGACTCCAGAAATGGTTTGGTGATGAAGGGAGAGGTGACTGCCATAGATGAACATGGAGACTCCAGAAATGGTTTG GTGATGAAGGGAGAGGTGACTGCCATAGATGAATATGGAGACTCCAGAAATGGTTTGGTGATGAAGGGAGAG GTGACTGGCATAGATGAATATGGAGACTCCAGAAATGGTTTGGTGATGAAGGGAGAGGTGACTGCCATAGATGAATATGGAGACTCCAGAAATGGTTTGGTGATGAAGGGAGAG GTGACTGCCATAGATGAATATGGAGACTCCAGAAATGGTTTGGTGATGAAGGGAGAGGTGACTGCCATAGATGAATATGGAGACTCCAGAAATGGTTTGGTGATGAAGGGAGAGGTGACTGCCATCGATGAATATGGAGACTCCAGAAATGGTTTGGTGATGAAGGGAGAGGTGACTGCCATCGATGAATATGGAGACTCCAGAAATGGTTTGGTGATGAAGGGAGAGGTGACTGCCATAGATGAACATGGAGACTCCAGAAATGGTTTG GTGATGAAGGGAGAGGTGACTGCCATAGATGAATATGGAGACTCCAGAAATGGTTTGGTGATGAAGGGAGAGGTGACTGCCATAGATGAACATGGAGACTCCAGAAATGGTTTGGTGATGAAGGGAGAGGTGACTGCCATCGATGAATATGGAGACTCCAGAAATGGTTTGGTGATGAAGGGAGAGGTGACTGCCATCGATGAATATGGAGACTCCAGAAATGGTTTGGTGATGAAGGGAGAGGTGACTGCCATCGATGAATATGGAGACTCCAGAAATGGTTTGGTGATGAAGGGAGAGGTGACTGCCATCGATGAATATGGAGACTCCAGAAATGGTTTGGTGATGAAGGGAGAGGTGACTGCCATCGATGAATATGGAGACTCCAGAAATGGTTTGGTGATGAAGGGAGAGGTGACTGCCATCGATGAATATGGAGACTCCAGAAATGGTTTGGTGATGAAGGGAGAGGTGACTGCCATCGATGAATATGGAGACTCCAGAAATGGTTTGGTGATGAAGGGAGAGGTGACTGCCATCGATGAATATGGAGACTCCAGAAATGGTTTGGTGATGAAGGGAGAGGTGACTGCCATAGATGAATATGGAGACTCCAGAAATGGTTTGGTGATGAAGGGAGAG GTGACTGCCATAGATGAACATGGAGACTCCAGAAATGGTTTGGTGATGAAGGGAGAG GTGACTGCCATAGATGAACATGGAGACTCCAGAAATGGTTTGGTGATGAAGGGAGAGGTGACTGCCATAGATGAATATGGAGACTCCAAAAATGGTTTGGTGATGAAGGGAGAGGTGACTGCCATAGATGAATATGAAGACTCCAAAAATGGTTTGGTGATGAAGTATATGAACCGTTTACGTTGCTCCCCAGCAATGGGGCATCAAGCATCACTTACTAACACAGGACTATTGGTGTTTTTCTATGTCGAAATTACTTTAAATGTATAA
- the LOC127932534 gene encoding uncharacterized protein LOC127932534 isoform X3 — MKGEVTAIDEYGDSRNGLVMKGEVTAIDEYGDSRNGLVMKGEVTAIDEYGDSRNGLVMKGEVTAIDEYGDSRNGLVMKGEVTAIDEYGDSRNGLVMKGEVTAIDEYGDSRNGLVMKGEVTAIDEYGDSRNGLVMKGEVTAIDEHGDSRNGLVMKGEVTAIDEYGDSRNGLVMKGEVTGIDEYGDSRNGLVMKGEVTAIDEYGDSRNGLVMKGEVTAIDEYGDSRNGLVMKGEVTAIDEYGDSRNGLVMKGEVTAIDEYGDSRNGLVMKGEVTAIDEYGDSRNGLVMKGEVTAIDEHGDSRNGLVMKGEVTAIDEYGDSRNGLVMKGEVTAIDEHGDSRNGLVMKGEVTAIDEYGDSRNGLVMKGEVTAIDEYGDSRNGLVMKGEVTAIDEYGDSRNGLVMKGEVTAIDEYGDSRNGLVMKGEVTAIDEYGDSRNGLVMKGEVTAIDEYGDSRNGLVMKGEVTAIDEYGDSRNGLVMKGEVTAIDEYGDSRNGLVMKGEVTAIDEYGDSRNGLVMKGEVTAIDEYGDSRNGLVMKGEVTAIDEYGDSRNGLVMKGEVTAIDEHGDSRNGLVMKGEVTAIDEHGDSRNGLVMKGEVTAIDEYGDSKNGLVMKGEVTAIDEYEDSKNGLVMKYMNRLRCSPAMGHQASLTNTGLLVFFYVEITLNV; from the exons ATGAAGGGAGAGGTGACTGCCATCGATGAATATGGAGACTCCAGAAATGGTTTGGTGATGAAGGGAGAGGTGACTGCCATCGATGAATATGGAGACTCCAGAAATGGTTTGGTGATGAAGGGAGAG GTGACTGCCATAGATGAATATGGAGACTCCAGAAATGGTTTGGTGATGAAGGGAGAG gtgaCTGCCATAGATGAATATGGAGACTCCAGAAATGGTTTGGTGATGAAGGGAGAGGTGACTGCCATAGATGAATATGGAGACTCCAGAAATGGTTTGGTGATGAAGGGAGAGGTGACTGCCATAGATGAATATGGAGACTCCAGAAATGGTTTGGTGATGAAGGGAGAGGTGACTGCCATAGATGAATATGGAGACTCCAGAAATGGTTTGGTGATGAAGGGAGAGGTGACTGCCATAGATGAACATGGAGACTCCAGAAATGGTTTG GTGATGAAGGGAGAGGTGACTGCCATAGATGAATATGGAGACTCCAGAAATGGTTTGGTGATGAAGGGAGAG GTGACTGGCATAGATGAATATGGAGACTCCAGAAATGGTTTGGTGATGAAGGGAGAGGTGACTGCCATAGATGAATATGGAGACTCCAGAAATGGTTTGGTGATGAAGGGAGAG GTGACTGCCATAGATGAATATGGAGACTCCAGAAATGGTTTGGTGATGAAGGGAGAGGTGACTGCCATAGATGAATATGGAGACTCCAGAAATGGTTTGGTGATGAAGGGAGAGGTGACTGCCATCGATGAATATGGAGACTCCAGAAATGGTTTGGTGATGAAGGGAGAGGTGACTGCCATCGATGAATATGGAGACTCCAGAAATGGTTTGGTGATGAAGGGAGAGGTGACTGCCATAGATGAACATGGAGACTCCAGAAATGGTTTG GTGATGAAGGGAGAGGTGACTGCCATAGATGAATATGGAGACTCCAGAAATGGTTTGGTGATGAAGGGAGAGGTGACTGCCATAGATGAACATGGAGACTCCAGAAATGGTTTGGTGATGAAGGGAGAGGTGACTGCCATCGATGAATATGGAGACTCCAGAAATGGTTTGGTGATGAAGGGAGAGGTGACTGCCATCGATGAATATGGAGACTCCAGAAATGGTTTGGTGATGAAGGGAGAGGTGACTGCCATCGATGAATATGGAGACTCCAGAAATGGTTTGGTGATGAAGGGAGAGGTGACTGCCATCGATGAATATGGAGACTCCAGAAATGGTTTGGTGATGAAGGGAGAGGTGACTGCCATCGATGAATATGGAGACTCCAGAAATGGTTTGGTGATGAAGGGAGAGGTGACTGCCATCGATGAATATGGAGACTCCAGAAATGGTTTGGTGATGAAGGGAGAGGTGACTGCCATCGATGAATATGGAGACTCCAGAAATGGTTTGGTGATGAAGGGAGAGGTGACTGCCATCGATGAATATGGAGACTCCAGAAATGGTTTGGTGATGAAGGGAGAGGTGACTGCCATAGATGAATATGGAGACTCCAGAAATGGTTTGGTGATGAAGGGAGAG GTGACTGCCATAGATGAATATGGAGACTCCAGAAATGGTTTGGTGATGAAGGGAGAGGTGACTGCCATAGATGAATATGGAGACTCCAGAAATGGTTTGGTGATGAAGGGAGAG GTGACTGCCATAGATGAACATGGAGACTCCAGAAATGGTTTGGTGATGAAGGGAGAG GTGACTGCCATAGATGAACATGGAGACTCCAGAAATGGTTTGGTGATGAAGGGAGAGGTGACTGCCATAGATGAATATGGAGACTCCAAAAATGGTTTGGTGATGAAGGGAGAGGTGACTGCCATAGATGAATATGAAGACTCCAAAAATGGTTTGGTGATGAAGTATATGAACCGTTTACGTTGCTCCCCAGCAATGGGGCATCAAGCATCACTTACTAACACAGGACTATTGGTGTTTTTCTATGTCGAAATTACTTTAAATGTATAA
- the LOC127932534 gene encoding uncharacterized protein LOC127932534 isoform X23: protein MKGEVTAIDEYGDSRNGLVMKGEVTAIDEYGDSRNGLVMKGEVTAIDEYGDSRNGLVMKGEVTAIDEYGDSRNGLVMKGEVTAIDEYGDSRNGLVMKGEVTAIDEYGDSRNGLVMKGEVTAIDEYGDSRNGLVMKGEVTAIDEHGDSRNGLVMKGEVTAIDEYGDSRNGLVMKGEVTGIDEYGDSRNGLVMKGEVTAIDEYGDSRNGLVMKGEVTAIDEYGDSRNGLVMKGEVTAIDEYGDSRNGLVMKGEVTAIDEYGDSRNGLVMKGEVTAIDEYGDSRNGLVMKGEVTAIDEHGDSRNGLVMKGEVTAIDEYGDSRNGLVMKGEVTAIDEHGDSRNGLVMKGEVTAIDEYGDSRNGLVMKGEVTAIDEYGDSRNGLVMKGEVTAIDEYGDSRNGLVMKGEVTAIDEYGDSRNGLVMKGEVTAIDEYGDSRNGLVMKGEVTAIDEYGDSRNGLVMKGEVTAIDEYGDSRNGLVMKGEVTAIDEYGDSRNGLVMKGEVTAIDEYGDSRNGLVMKGEVTAIDEHGDSRNGLVMKGEVTAIDEHGDSRNGLVMKGEVTAIDEYGDSKNGLVMKGEVTAIDEYEDSKNGLVMKYMNRLRCSPAMGHQASLTNTGLLVFFYVEITLNV, encoded by the exons ATGAAGGGAGAGGTGACTGCCATCGATGAATATGGAGACTCCAGAAATGGTTTGGTGATGAAGGGAGAGGTGACTGCCATCGATGAATATGGAGACTCCAGAAATGGTTTGGTGATGAAGGGAGAG GTGACTGCCATAGATGAATATGGAGACTCCAGAAATGGTTTGGTGATGAAGGGAGAG gtgaCTGCCATAGATGAATATGGAGACTCCAGAAATGGTTTGGTGATGAAGGGAGAGGTGACTGCCATAGATGAATATGGAGACTCCAGAAATGGTTTGGTGATGAAGGGAGAGGTGACTGCCATAGATGAATATGGAGACTCCAGAAATGGTTTGGTGATGAAGGGAGAGGTGACTGCCATAGATGAATATGGAGACTCCAGAAATGGTTTGGTGATGAAGGGAGAGGTGACTGCCATAGATGAACATGGAGACTCCAGAAATGGTTTG GTGATGAAGGGAGAGGTGACTGCCATAGATGAATATGGAGACTCCAGAAATGGTTTGGTGATGAAGGGAGAG GTGACTGGCATAGATGAATATGGAGACTCCAGAAATGGTTTGGTGATGAAGGGAGAGGTGACTGCCATAGATGAATATGGAGACTCCAGAAATGGTTTGGTGATGAAGGGAGAG GTGACTGCCATAGATGAATATGGAGACTCCAGAAATGGTTTGGTGATGAAGGGAGAGGTGACTGCCATAGATGAATATGGAGACTCCAGAAATGGTTTGGTGATGAAGGGAGAGGTGACTGCCATCGATGAATATGGAGACTCCAGAAATGGTTTGGTGATGAAGGGAGAGGTGACTGCCATCGATGAATATGGAGACTCCAGAAATGGTTTGGTGATGAAGGGAGAGGTGACTGCCATAGATGAACATGGAGACTCCAGAAATGGTTTG GTGATGAAGGGAGAGGTGACTGCCATAGATGAATATGGAGACTCCAGAAATGGTTTGGTGATGAAGGGAGAGGTGACTGCCATAGATGAACATGGAGACTCCAGAAATGGTTTGGTGATGAAGGGAGAGGTGACTGCCATCGATGAATATGGAGACTCCAGAAATGGTTTGGTGATGAAGGGAGAGGTGACTGCCATCGATGAATATGGAGACTCCAGAAATGGTTTGGTGATGAAGGGAGAGGTGACTGCCATCGATGAATATGGAGACTCCAGAAATGGTTTGGTGATGAAGGGAGAGGTGACTGCCATCGATGAATATGGAGACTCCAGAAATGGTTTGGTGATGAAGGGAGAGGTGACTGCCATCGATGAATATGGAGACTCCAGAAATGGTTTGGTGATGAAGGGAGAGGTGACTGCCATCGATGAATATGGAGACTCCAGAAATGGTTTGGTGATGAAGGGAGAG GTGACTGCCATCGATGAATATGGAGACTCCAGAAATGGTTTGGTGATGAAGGGAGAGGTGACTGCCATAGATGAATATGGAGACTCCAGAAATGGTTTGGTGATGAAGGGAGAGGTGACTGCCATAGATGAATATGGAGACTCCAGAAATGGTTTGGTGATGAAGGGAGAG GTGACTGCCATAGATGAACATGGAGACTCCAGAAATGGTTTGGTGATGAAGGGAGAG GTGACTGCCATAGATGAACATGGAGACTCCAGAAATGGTTTGGTGATGAAGGGAGAGGTGACTGCCATAGATGAATATGGAGACTCCAAAAATGGTTTGGTGATGAAGGGAGAGGTGACTGCCATAGATGAATATGAAGACTCCAAAAATGGTTTGGTGATGAAGTATATGAACCGTTTACGTTGCTCCCCAGCAATGGGGCATCAAGCATCACTTACTAACACAGGACTATTGGTGTTTTTCTATGTCGAAATTACTTTAAATGTATAA
- the LOC127932534 gene encoding uncharacterized protein LOC127932534 isoform X27 translates to MKGEVTAIDEYGDSRNGLVMKGEVTAIDEYGDSRNGLVMKGEVTAIDEYGDSRNGLVMKGEVTAIDEYGDSRNGLVMKGEVTAIDEYGDSRNGLVMKGEVTAIDEYGDSRNGLVMKGEVTAIDEYGDSRNGLVMKGEVTAIDEHGDSRNGLVMKGEVTAIDEYGDSRNGLVMKGEVTGIDEYGDSRNGLVMKGEVTAIDEYGDSRNGLVMKGEVTAIDEYGDSRNGLVMKGEVTAIDEYGDSRNGLVMKGEVTAIDEYGDSRNGLVMKGEVTAIDEYGDSRNGLVMKGEVTAIDEHGDSRNGLVMKGEVTAIDEYGDSRNGLVMKGEVTAIDEHGDSRNGLVMKGEVTAIDEYGDSRNGLVMKGEVTAIDEYGDSRNGLVMKGEVTAIDEYGDSRNGLVMKGEVTAIDEYGDSRNGLVMKGEVTAIDEYGDSRNGLVMKGEVTAIDEYGDSRNGLVMKGEVTAIDEYGDSRNGLVMKGEVTAIDEYGDSRNGLVMKGEVTAIDEHGDSRNGLVMKGEVTAIDEHGDSRNGLVMKGEVTAIDEYGDSKNGLVMKGEVTAIDEYEDSKNGLVMKYMNRLRCSPAMGHQASLTNTGLLVFFYVEITLNV, encoded by the exons ATGAAGGGAGAGGTGACTGCCATCGATGAATATGGAGACTCCAGAAATGGTTTGGTGATGAAGGGAGAGGTGACTGCCATCGATGAATATGGAGACTCCAGAAATGGTTTGGTGATGAAGGGAGAG GTGACTGCCATAGATGAATATGGAGACTCCAGAAATGGTTTGGTGATGAAGGGAGAG gtgaCTGCCATAGATGAATATGGAGACTCCAGAAATGGTTTGGTGATGAAGGGAGAGGTGACTGCCATAGATGAATATGGAGACTCCAGAAATGGTTTGGTGATGAAGGGAGAGGTGACTGCCATAGATGAATATGGAGACTCCAGAAATGGTTTGGTGATGAAGGGAGAGGTGACTGCCATAGATGAATATGGAGACTCCAGAAATGGTTTGGTGATGAAGGGAGAGGTGACTGCCATAGATGAACATGGAGACTCCAGAAATGGTTTG GTGATGAAGGGAGAGGTGACTGCCATAGATGAATATGGAGACTCCAGAAATGGTTTGGTGATGAAGGGAGAG GTGACTGGCATAGATGAATATGGAGACTCCAGAAATGGTTTGGTGATGAAGGGAGAGGTGACTGCCATAGATGAATATGGAGACTCCAGAAATGGTTTGGTGATGAAGGGAGAG GTGACTGCCATAGATGAATATGGAGACTCCAGAAATGGTTTGGTGATGAAGGGAGAGGTGACTGCCATAGATGAATATGGAGACTCCAGAAATGGTTTGGTGATGAAGGGAGAGGTGACTGCCATCGATGAATATGGAGACTCCAGAAATGGTTTGGTGATGAAGGGAGAGGTGACTGCCATCGATGAATATGGAGACTCCAGAAATGGTTTGGTGATGAAGGGAGAGGTGACTGCCATAGATGAACATGGAGACTCCAGAAATGGTTTG GTGATGAAGGGAGAGGTGACTGCCATAGATGAATATGGAGACTCCAGAAATGGTTTGGTGATGAAGGGAGAGGTGACTGCCATAGATGAACATGGAGACTCCAGAAATGGTTTGGTGATGAAGGGAGAGGTGACTGCCATCGATGAATATGGAGACTCCAGAAATGGTTTGGTGATGAAGGGAGAGGTGACTGCCATCGATGAATATGGAGACTCCAGAAATGGTTTGGTGATGAAGGGAGAGGTGACTGCCATCGATGAATATGGAGACTCCAGAAATGGTTTGGTGATGAAGGGAGAGGTGACTGCCATCGATGAATATGGAGACTCCAGAAATGGTTTGGTGATGAAGGGAGAGGTGACTGCCATCGATGAATATGGAGACTCCAGAAATGGTTTGGTGATGAAGGGAGAGGTGACTGCCATCGATGAATATGGAGACTCCAGAAATGGTTTGGTGATGAAGGGAGAGGTGACTGCCATCGATGAATATGGAGACTCCAGAAATGGTTTGGTGATGAAGGGAGAG GTGACTGCCATAGATGAATATGGAGACTCCAGAAATGGTTTGGTGATGAAGGGAGAG GTGACTGCCATAGATGAACATGGAGACTCCAGAAATGGTTTGGTGATGAAGGGAGAG GTGACTGCCATAGATGAACATGGAGACTCCAGAAATGGTTTGGTGATGAAGGGAGAGGTGACTGCCATAGATGAATATGGAGACTCCAAAAATGGTTTGGTGATGAAGGGAGAGGTGACTGCCATAGATGAATATGAAGACTCCAAAAATGGTTTGGTGATGAAGTATATGAACCGTTTACGTTGCTCCCCAGCAATGGGGCATCAAGCATCACTTACTAACACAGGACTATTGGTGTTTTTCTATGTCGAAATTACTTTAAATGTATAA
- the LOC127932534 gene encoding uncharacterized protein LOC127932534 isoform X12, with product MKGEVTAIDEYGDSRNGLVMKGEVTAIDEYGDSRNGLVMKGEVTAIDEYGDSRNGLVMKGEVTAIDEYGDSRNGLVMKGEVTAIDEYGDSRNGLVMKGEVTAIDEYGDSRNGLVMKGEVTAIDEYGDSRNGLVMKGEVTAIDEHGDSRNGLVMKGEVTAIDEYGDSRNGLVMKGEVTGIDEYGDSRNGLVMKGEVTAIDEYGDSRNGLVMKGEVTAIDEYGDSRNGLVMKGEVTAIDEYGDSRNGLVMKGEVTAIDEYGDSRNGLVMKGEVTAIDEYGDSRNGLVMKGEVTAIDEHGDSRNGLVMKGEVTAIDEYGDSRNGLVMKGEVTAIDEYGDSRNGLVMKGEVTAIDEYGDSRNGLVMKGEVTAIDEYGDSRNGLVMKGEVTAIDEYGDSRNGLVMKGEVTAIDEYGDSRNGLVMKGEVTAIDEYGDSRNGLVMKGEVTAIDEYGDSRNGLVMKGEVTAIDEYGDSRNGLVMKGEVTAIDEYGDSRNGLVMKGEVTAIDEYGDSRNGLVMKGEVTAIDEYGDSRNGLVMKGEVTAIDEHGDSRNGLVMKGEVTAIDEHGDSRNGLVMKGEVTAIDEYGDSKNGLVMKGEVTAIDEYEDSKNGLVMKYMNRLRCSPAMGHQASLTNTGLLVFFYVEITLNV from the exons ATGAAGGGAGAGGTGACTGCCATCGATGAATATGGAGACTCCAGAAATGGTTTGGTGATGAAGGGAGAGGTGACTGCCATCGATGAATATGGAGACTCCAGAAATGGTTTGGTGATGAAGGGAGAG GTGACTGCCATAGATGAATATGGAGACTCCAGAAATGGTTTGGTGATGAAGGGAGAG gtgaCTGCCATAGATGAATATGGAGACTCCAGAAATGGTTTGGTGATGAAGGGAGAGGTGACTGCCATAGATGAATATGGAGACTCCAGAAATGGTTTGGTGATGAAGGGAGAGGTGACTGCCATAGATGAATATGGAGACTCCAGAAATGGTTTGGTGATGAAGGGAGAGGTGACTGCCATAGATGAATATGGAGACTCCAGAAATGGTTTGGTGATGAAGGGAGAGGTGACTGCCATAGATGAACATGGAGACTCCAGAAATGGTTTG GTGATGAAGGGAGAGGTGACTGCCATAGATGAATATGGAGACTCCAGAAATGGTTTGGTGATGAAGGGAGAG GTGACTGGCATAGATGAATATGGAGACTCCAGAAATGGTTTGGTGATGAAGGGAGAGGTGACTGCCATAGATGAATATGGAGACTCCAGAAATGGTTTGGTGATGAAGGGAGAG GTGACTGCCATAGATGAATATGGAGACTCCAGAAATGGTTTGGTGATGAAGGGAGAGGTGACTGCCATAGATGAATATGGAGACTCCAGAAATGGTTTGGTGATGAAGGGAGAGGTGACTGCCATCGATGAATATGGAGACTCCAGAAATGGTTTG GTGATGAAGGGAGAGGTGACTGCCATAGATGAATATGGAGACTCCAGAAATGGTTTGGTGATGAAGGGAGAGGTGACTGCCATAGATGAACATGGAGACTCCAGAAATGGTTTGGTGATGAAGGGAGAGGTGACTGCCATCGATGAATATGGAGACTCCAGAAATGGTTTGGTGATGAAGGGAGAGGTGACTGCCATCGATGAATATGGAGACTCCAGAAATGGTTTGGTGATGAAGGGAGAGGTGACTGCCATCGATGAATATGGAGACTCCAGAAATGGTTTGGTGATGAAGGGAGAGGTGACTGCCATCGATGAATATGGAGACTCCAGAAATGGTTTGGTGATGAAGGGAGAGGTGACTGCCATCGATGAATATGGAGACTCCAGAAATGGTTTGGTGATGAAGGGAGAGGTGACTGCCATCGATGAATATGGAGACTCCAGAAATGGTTTGGTGATGAAGGGAGAGGTGACTGCCATCGATGAATATGGAGACTCCAGAAATGGTTTGGTGATGAAGGGAGAGGTGACTGCCATCGATGAATATGGAGACTCCAGAAATGGTTTGGTGATGAAGGGAGAGGTGACTGCCATAGATGAATATGGAGACTCCAGAAATGGTTTGGTGATGAAGGGAGAGGTGACTGCCATCGATGAATATGGAGACTCCAGAAATGGTTTGGTGATGAAGGGAGAGGTGACTGCCATAGATGAATATGGAGACTCCAGAAATGGTTTGGTGATGAAGGGAGAGGTGACTGCCATAGATGAATATGGAGACTCCAGAAATGGTTTGGTGATGAAGGGAGAG GTGACTGCCATAGATGAACATGGAGACTCCAGAAATGGTTTGGTGATGAAGGGAGAG GTGACTGCCATAGATGAACATGGAGACTCCAGAAATGGTTTGGTGATGAAGGGAGAGGTGACTGCCATAGATGAATATGGAGACTCCAAAAATGGTTTGGTGATGAAGGGAGAGGTGACTGCCATAGATGAATATGAAGACTCCAAAAATGGTTTGGTGATGAAGTATATGAACCGTTTACGTTGCTCCCCAGCAATGGGGCATCAAGCATCACTTACTAACACAGGACTATTGGTGTTTTTCTATGTCGAAATTACTTTAAATGTATAA